The Pseudomonas sp. MPC6 nucleotide sequence ATGTGCGGCAGGCCAGCGGTACCGAACATCAGGGCCAGGCCCAGGGAGAACGCAGAGACCGGATCTTTGACCAGACCGCCCGGGCTCATGATCGCCTCACCTTTAGGGTGAACCTTGATCGCCTCGGAGAACAGCGCGCTGAAGTCGAAGTTGACGTGTTTCATGACCATCACTGCCATGAACGTAGCACCGGACAGCAGCAACACGGCCTTGATGATCTGCACCCAGGTGGTCGCCAGCATGCCGCCGAACAACACGTACATGCACATCAGGATACCGACCAGGATCACCGCGACGTAGTAGTCGAGACCGAACAGCAGCTGAATCAGCTTGCCGGCGCCGACCATTTGCGCGATCAGGTAGAACGCTACCACCACCAGCGAGCCACAAGCGGACAGCGTGCGGATCTGGGTTTGCCCCAGGCGGTAGGACGCCACGTCGGCAAAGGTATATTTACCCAGGTTACGCAGGCGCTCGGCGATCAGGAACAGAATGATCGGCCAGCCCACCAGGAAGCCGATCGAGTAGATCAGGCCGTCGTAGCCGGAGGTGAACACCAGGGCGGAAATACCCAGGAAGGACGCCGCGGACATATAGTCGCCGGCAATCGCCAGGCCGTTCTGGAAGCCGGTGATCTTGCCACCCGCCGCATAGTAGTCGGCCGCCGAATTGTTGCGCTTGGAGGCCCAGTAGGTAATGCACAGGGTCAAGCCGACGAATGCCACGAACATCAGGATGGCGGAAACGTTGAGCGGTTGTTTGTGCACTTCGCCAGTCAGGGCTTCAGCCGCCCAGGCGCCAGGTGCAAAGGCTGCGATGCTCAATAGAGCCATTAGACGCCGGATCATTGCTGAGCCTCCTTGAGAATCGCATTGTTCAGGTCGTCGAATTCGCCATTGGCGCGTCGTACGTAGATTGCCGTCAGGATAAAGGCCGAGAGAATCAGCCCGACACCAATGGGTATGCCCCAGGTAATCGATGATTCAGGACTGATTTTCGCGCCCAGGATATGCGGCCCGTAAGCAATCAACAGGATGAATCCGGAGTAAAGCCCAAGCATGATCGCCGAAAGAATCCAGGCGAACCTTTCTCGCTTACTAACCAGCTCCTTGAAGCGCGGGCTGTTTTGAATCGAGAGGTAAATGCTGTCGTTCATTGTTTTTATCCTCGCAGCACAGATGAAGTTGTAACGTCTTCCACTCTATGCGGC carries:
- a CDS encoding cation acetate symporter; translated protein: MIRRLMALLSIAAFAPGAWAAEALTGEVHKQPLNVSAILMFVAFVGLTLCITYWASKRNNSAADYYAAGGKITGFQNGLAIAGDYMSAASFLGISALVFTSGYDGLIYSIGFLVGWPIILFLIAERLRNLGKYTFADVASYRLGQTQIRTLSACGSLVVVAFYLIAQMVGAGKLIQLLFGLDYYVAVILVGILMCMYVLFGGMLATTWVQIIKAVLLLSGATFMAVMVMKHVNFDFSALFSEAIKVHPKGEAIMSPGGLVKDPVSAFSLGLALMFGTAGLPHILMRFFTVSDAKEARKSVLYATGFIGYFYILTFIIGFGAILLVSTNPAFKDAAGALLGGNNMAAVHLANAVGGSIFLGFISAVAFATILAVVAGLTLAGATAVSHDLYASVVKKGKANDKDEIRVSKITTVCLGVLAIGLGILFESQNIAFMVGLAFSIAASCNFPVLLLSMYWKKLTTRGAMIGGWLGLISAVGLMVLGPTIWVQILHHEKAIFPYEYPALFSMAIAFIGIWFFSITDKSTAGANERALFFPQFVRSQTGLGASGAVAH
- a CDS encoding DUF485 domain-containing protein; this translates as MNDSIYLSIQNSPRFKELVSKRERFAWILSAIMLGLYSGFILLIAYGPHILGAKISPESSITWGIPIGVGLILSAFILTAIYVRRANGEFDDLNNAILKEAQQ